A window of Phragmites australis chromosome 2, lpPhrAust1.1, whole genome shotgun sequence genomic DNA:
TCGAGCTCTCGAGATCGCGCGATAGTCCAGCTGCAGATTTACCAGATTGACCCGTTCACACCACTAGTGCAGCAGTACACCCTCCAGCTGTCCATATATAGCCGTGCCAGGCCGTGAGCCAAGCAGCAGCTCCAAGCAAGTACACTTGAAGCTAGCTGTAGCATTAGGTTGCGTTGATACTGGCAATAACGCCTCGAGAAGCTAGTTAGCGAGGATGTCTCTGGTAAGGCTCTTCGACACGCTGGCCATGAACACATGGAAGAACCCCTTCAGCATCTTCGGCACGACGGTGGCCGCCGACGCCCGGGTGGCCAGCGACACGTCGGCGTTCGCCAACACCTGCATCGAGAGCCGGGACACGGCGGGCGCGTACGTGTTCAGCGCCGCGCTGCCCCCCGGCGtgaagaaggaggaggtgaaggtggaggtggacgAGGGCAACGTGCTGGTCATCACCGGCGAGCGCAGCGtgcggagggaggagaggagcgaCAGGTGGCACCACATCGAGCGCAGCTGCGCCACCTTCCTCGGCAGGTTCCACCTGCCGGAGGACGCCGCGGTGGACGACGTCAGGGCGGCCATGGACGCCGGCATGCTCACGGTCACCGTGCCCAAGGTGGGCACCACCGCCGAGAAGCCCGAGGCGAAGGCCATCGAGGGCAGCCCCTGCTGATGCCGGAGAGGCTCAGTTCCTCGGCCGGACTCTTGATGAAGGAACAGTACCACCGGTCCACAGAGCGTAGGGTGACTGAGATCAGCCGTGCGTCCTGCtttcaacttttcttttttttaaaacgaaACAGAGAGAAGGTAAAAATATATAAgagcaaaataaaaaagaaggtcGTGACCAAAACACATGGTTACTCTTCACGGCCTAAGCGCCGTGCTCTTGCTAAAATCCATGCTCTCCCCTCTTTCTTAATTTTCTGTACAAGAATATACGCAGTTAACCCCTATATTAAAAATACGTACATTTCTCTCCTTACATACCTCCCCGAACACAAGAATAATAAGGCTTCGCAGGCCGTCAACTTTTCTGTTGCTTGAGCTCTGGCGGTCCACCACTGATGAGAGGTTTCACTGGGCTTCAACTCTTGTGGTTTAACTAACGGTTGCGAGATCCAAGCTGCTATGAGTTTACAAATTATCTTGGTGTATCTACATTCTTCAAGGAGGTGATGTAATATTTCTAACGAGCATCTGCAAAGCGGACAGTGAGTATTGTTGGTCCTTCCTCTCACCGCAAGCCTATCCGATGTCCACAACTAGTTTTGAACTGCTGGTAAAATTTGCATCGCGGCAGTGCCCGTGTCTTTCAGATCAAGAGATCGTAGTTTGTGTCCATGGCTCCAAGGAGTTGAGCTTTGTAAGCCGAGTTTGCCGTACACTCATCATGTTCCGAGAATTTCCATGTAATATTGTCCGAGGTGCCCGGTAGAAGTTAAATTTGCTGCACAACCCTCCATAGCTTTACCAGCTCCGGAATACGCCAGCCGTTAGATTCGCTTGGAAATTGAGGTCAAAATCCAAGCGTTGTTATGCAGGGCTATCTTGATTGTTCTGTTTTTTTGTCTTGGATAAATAAAAAACCAGGGGTGCCACGTCCTGTGGTGTGCCCCTGCAACCATGCTGAGTGCCAGAAGGACACCCTATCGCCACTTCCGATCGATAGTTTCAACTTTTCGTACCTGGTTTGTCTTTGGTGTGATCGAGCTGCCTGAATGTaagatgacgaagaagaaaaattccaaaaaattccATGCACTGTGTATTTGTTCTATCTTTTGTGCGTTGTAAATGAAGAGCAAGCTAAGCTGGAATCTGGTATATGTCTCTATTAATTTCTTGGTGTCGTGCAAGTGCAGTTTCTTGAACTGAAAATCACAAGCCTTTCACGCGAAAATGATTGGAGCAAATATCGGGATTGTGAGAGCGCCGGTTGGTCCTGTACGGTCATAATTGTCTTGCGACTGGCGGCGCTTCGCTGTTGAAGAAGGGGCAAGCGATAGTAACTAGAAGTTCAGAGCGGTATTGCCGCGCGGGTCACGCCGCCGTGTACCGTATAGTTGCTGTCTTCCGTTATCCAATACAGATAAAAGCTCTCTATAAGTTTTGTTCAAATACCTATTACATAAGCATCGAATTTGATCAATTTATATTTGTAATCATATGCAGAAAGAATATTGACAATGTACTGAAAAAAATTTCACCACAAACGGTTAATTGGTAAGAATGAAGCATATACGCCCCAGTCAAATAGAATATAATGCCAAACAGTAAATGGATGGCAATGAATTACATAACTTGGGGGAAAGTACTGCAATCCTGCACTGAAAAATATTATGTGTTCTGACAGATGTGTTGTAAAgtaacaggaaaaaaaaattataatgacGCTACATAGATATCATAAAGATCTTCACAGTATATTCTGCAGCATAAAAAATGTATGGTCACAGAACGAACACTACACTTCTTCACAAATAAAGTATCATTATTGAACAAGTGACTGCAGTGTTCCATACTATCTTTACTGTTATGCCTTTGACTCTTTTTGTCCAGATACCTGCAAAATTCAAATCCTGTCATTAACGCTTTTTATGTATTAGCTTCAGTATGATCATCGGGTTAAAGATAGAAGCACGATGAATAATAGGACATAAGCAAGTAGAAAACCGCTGTTGAAGAAAACAGTGATCATGGAAAAATTTTGGTACTGAACTACtatagtaaaagaaaaaaattcactGTACAAGCCTTACCCCTGAGAATAGGAAATCAAGTAATAGCTTTGTAATAGAAAACAAGGATCGCTGGATCCATTAATAATTTGTCGATGTAATAGGAAATCAAGTAAGTTTTAACAAATTTTTGCAGTGCTCATTGTAATATAATGAGAATGGTCTTTTGCTTGGTGACCAGCTTAAACCCTACTAAATGAATACTTCAGTTCAACAATATTTGTAAATGTAGAAAAGATCAACATCACATTATGAATCAGGATTTATCGACAACTTATAGTAGTAAATCTGTTCGCGCTAAGATTTTCTTTTGGCTATGCAGAATTTAATTATGTTGCCGATTGTGTAACTTCAATCATTTTGTAGGATGAagatttatatacatttttttttctcattttgcaTCTCCTTTCAATTTCATATTCCTAATTCTTGCTTGCGGAGTTGAAATAATTTGTGACTACAAAATTGGATATAGCTTAGGTTATACTTTTATTGGTATGTTTCATCCCTACAAAACTTCTTACTATGTTGAAATGGCAACTCATTTTGTTCTATGTGGTTGCAGAGCAAGATGCTGCAAATACTAACAGACTACAAGCTATTTGAGCTGAAGGGCTGTGTCACTGCCATACATGAGTTGCAACTCAATCGGAAAGGTTCATCAACCACACATGATTTTGCTGTGCCAAGATCCAAGGAGAAACCAGAATTTCACATTGTGGTCAAGACTCAAGATTGTTATGGATAGAATTATCTTTGATTTTAGTTAATAGAATACCAAGAGTATATTTGATATGGGTTATAGTGACGAATAAACTAAACTGAAGATGAGCTCTTATTTATATTTATGGCTTCCTGTATCAAACCACAGATCATCCCGAGTCAGCGTATTTGTTTCAAATCGGCAAAGTTAAATATGTATTGAGGTTTGTTCCGCATTTAACACCTTTTTAGGGAAAGTAGTCGGAGATATACACAACTATACTCTATGCAGGAGGCTACATGTGATAAAAAGGAAAGTGAAACAGAATTGAACCAACCATGAGGTGATGTCTTCCACCACTTGTGATAAAACAAAAGTATTCCAGAATACACACACATGGCTGCATAAAAACAATAGCATAAACGACAGTTTCATGTGATCTACAATTCCACAAGTATTTCACCTACCTGTTGTCATATTGCCGGATATTATTTGAAGAGATGGCCAAACAAATGGACATTCATCTAAAAAACAACAATTATACGTAGTTAAAAATTTCATGATATACAATATTTTTAGTCGTATCGACACAACTTCCATTTCATTTTCTATTAATATTTTTAGCCCTTATTTTGAAGTAACACATGATACTGCTATGTATAGTTGTCCATATGTAAATACTAGTTTCTTTAAATACACTCTTACATTATTTAGAGTTTGAACTTGGCTCTTATGTATAGGCATTACGTAGCACATTTTTATAGGAAACTGATGTCTGTTTAATAAGAAATGCCATCTTTGACCTCTTGTTGTAAGATTTATTCTTGGTATGTAAACTTTGTCACCAATATTTGTGTCGGTTATAATAACCGCTTCAATAGCATTATCTCCAAGGTTAGTGACTATTAGTCTTGTTCCATTACATAAATCAATACTTTGGTTTAAATTTCTTAGTAGTATAATTGGTATATCAATTTCAAGTACTAATTTATGTTGAGGAAAATATTTGCATTTAGTGTATTTAAGTATTTGACTGGATACAAAGTATCAACAACATTGCATGTATCAAAAGACTTGGAAATACAATTTGTACTTAAatactctttttcttctcctggTATTAGTGTTAGCATATATAAGTTTATATCATCAACAACTTCATTTGTAGGGGTTAATATTGCTCTTTCTTTTAGGTAGTTTGGATCTAAATAATTCTCTATAAAATTTGGGTAAATAGCATCAACAATTGCCGAAATTTTTGGCCCATTTGTGAATACAAGTAAATCATGTGGTATATTCATCTAGGTGGATTCTTCTTTATTTTGCCTTTTAGTTGATGGTATGAGTCTGTTTCCTATATTGAGAATCTAATTGTTGAACTTTTGTATTTCAATGTATTCATGGGTGATTGAGcacttatttttttaacattatCTCCAAGGTTGGTGACTATTAGTCTTGTTCCATTGCATAGATCAATACTTTAGCTTAAATTTCTTAGTAGCATAATTAGTATACCAATTTTCAGTACTAATTTATGTTgaagaaaattattttcatttaGTGTATTTAAGTATTTGACTGGATACAAAATATCAACATCATTGCATGTATCAAAAGACTTAGAAATACACTCTACATTTAAatactctttttcttctcctggTATTAGTGTTAGCATATATAAgtttatatcatcaacagcttCATTTATAGGGGTTCATATTGCTCTTTTTTTTAGGtagtttgaatttaaataattcTTTGCAAAATTTGGGTAAATAGCATTAACAATTGCCGGAATTTTTGGCCCATCTGTGAATACAAGTAAATCATATGGTATGTTTATCTAGGTGGATTCTTCTTCATTTTGCCTTTTGGTTGATAGTATGAGTTTGTTTCCTATATTGAGAATCCAATTGTTGAATTTTTGTATTTCAATGTATTAAGGAGTGGTTGAGCACTTATTTTTTAATCGCATATTTTCTATCAGGTTTAATACGTGAACATATTTCTATAAGTACGATTTTATAATTGTAACATCAATTATTTGTGATTTTGATCCGGATCTATCATAGTCTCCTCCTAGTATAATGACTTTTTCTCCAAATGGAAACTCTTTCGCATTCaggtttatttgaatttgtatatcTCGATGGGATCTATCAAGCACTTCAAAACATTGTTTATTTTTCATTACTGCCTCATCCCATATAATTAAAGAAGTTTGTAGAAGTAGTTCTGCAAGGAGTGTCCCACGTTTAATTTCGTAAGTTATAGTCTCATTTATATCAATTGGAATTTTGAATCTTGAGTGTGTTGTTCTACCATTTGGTAGCAATAGCGATGCTACTCCAGATGATGCGATAGTTAGAACTATTTTTTTACGAGCTCTAAGATAATAAACAATTGtagtccaattttttttatgtgtcaCCGTATACATATACAAAATAGAAACCAGGTTTGTTATCTAACACATTCTATACTATTGTATGGAACGCGTGTTTCTgatcattattaaaaaatagatataatTTGTTAGctttttcttctaatttatcAACATGGTAACTCATCTCTTATTCTATTAGTCTATTACCATATTTATATGTGTTTGTATATGTTTTTTAGGTAAAttgaagatatatatatataagtgttCCATTTTTAGAAAGTATATATTCTATGTTCGATAATAACATGTCACGTAGTTGACAATCAATTATTGTGTATTGTATTGGATGAAATCTATTTTGTAGTTGGTAAACAAAATCATCAACCATGAGTTGCTAGttgttttcaaaaaattgatTTCCATTTTGGATCTTGCAAAATAGTAGCATTGTTGTAAAGAGTTGTTGTAATTGAGCAGAAGTTGCCCATGCTGCAGCCTCATTGAAAGTCCAATATCATTCGTCATCACAGTTTAATAAACCACATGCGACACATGCATCATTAAATGTACTATAGACAACTCCTTTATATGTTTTAATATCATCATAACTTTGAGCTCCTTTTACTATCATTAATAGCTTCCGCAAATAGAATATTTCTCCTTTCATATGGTTAACATAATATAAACGCCCGATTTTATGGCCATGGGTTCTTCTATTTAATGTACGATTTTTGCATCCCATGTAAATTTTGTTGGAAAATCGCAATATGTTAAATCTTGACCTTGTATAGTTCTTATTTGCTATAAAGTATTCAGTTAGcatagttttcttttatttaggTCTTCTAATAGTTTTTGCAATTTCATGTTTTCTTTATATATAATGCTATTCATAAGTGGCAAAGGAATAGGAAGGCATTCAACCGAGGGTGTATGATGGTGTATCTCATACCCGAGCAATCTCCATAAGGCACCTTGCTCACATATGTATCTACAATCTAGATATTCTTTTATCTCATTAACTTCTCCGGTTTTTGTATCTGTAGGtatatcttttccttttttatctCCTCAAAAATTATTTTACCTTTGTTAGGGTCTTTATTTACGTATTTGCATATATATTTAAGAATCTTACTTTTATTGACATATTTGACATTGATATGAGcttgatattttttaattaaatacaAGTTGTGTGAAACTACCCATCTATTATCCAAGTCATATTCATTTCTCTGCACATGACTCCAATATTATGTCGCCTATATAATGTGAAACCGTTTTCGTCAAATGTAGTTTCTTCTTGGAATTTTTTTGGATAGTATTTAGAGCATTTCCCTTTTTTCATACAAGGGcagtttatatttttatcacCGTATGGTCCATGTACCATATGTTCTGCTATAAGTACATATCCTAAGGGATCTTCTTTTGGATTAGGTATTTCGGCGGAGATGAAACAATCAATTATGTCAGAAGTTatgtcatatttattttttttagccaGACTAATATAAGAACATGTGGTAAAACTTGTTTTTGAAATTCTATTGAATATAAAATTGCATTAATTGCTCCAAATATTGATTTGGATTTTATATCATCTAGTAATGAATCTAGTTCATATGAAAAACTCATATTATTATATATGGTCTATCGCTAGGTTCTTGTCCTTCTAATAATACTATTTGAATTTCAAGATATTTAGGATTACATGTGAAAGTTATAAATAGATCTGGTGGTCTATAAACTCGACATATAGCTATACCATCATGATAGTTTTGTATCATGTATCATCTGCATCCCGTATGACTCGATGGTAGGAATATTCTTTTTCCAATTTGATCTCCCTATAGTAAGCCCTTTTTCTATAGCATCTGCTATGCCTTGTAGATATTCAACTCATAATTTATCTTGCTTTTTAGCTATGAATTCCAATCTTGATCTTCTAAAGCTCGAGCATCGACTATTATTTGCTTTGATAATCCACCATAGCATAAGTATGGATTTGGTTGACCTTCACGATAATATACATGGTATTGAAAAATTCATACATAGTtactttattttgttttattttttttgtcattgtCAATGTTTTAATAATGGATACAGAGTTGGTTAGCCTCTTTCGCCATAAGGAAAGAGTAGTGGATATTGCAAGACCATCAATGTATGGTGTAGTATTGATATTTCCTGTAGGCCATGGTCCTTACTATAAACTATTATATTATGTTTGAAATTATCTAATGTTAAGTTACTGACTATTAACATAGCTAGATCATATGTGTTTGGCATTTCATATTGCACATGATCTCCTTTGTTAGCTCCAATAATATGAATGCTTATATCTATACCGGCATATTGTTTCATTATGTCTCTagcaaagcaaaaaaaaaaaaaaaaaaaaaaaaaatactaaaggATTGTGTGCATTTAACATTTCTATTATCGCTTTCACTATATTAGGATTGATATCGTCGATgtcattttcttcttgttgtaaAGCACGTATTCTATTCAAAACTTCATTCTCAGtgtcatatatgtataattctATAAATTTAGGAATATTAATGCTTTTAGGAAGTAGGTAGCCAATACGGTGATGTACTTGGCCATTGATACGGAATACTTATGGTCCTTGAGCATGGTTTTTCAATTTATCTATATTCGCTCCTATCGAAGTAAATGCAAATAGACTATTGTAATGTCTAATTTTACGTAGGAAATGTTTTGAGCAGCTATCTCCATTCCATTTTAATAATGTTGATAGAAAATTTGAGGGTTCTTTTAATGGAGGAATTACAAATTTTCCTTCCTTGCAGTATTGTGTGTATGTTAATTCTTTTTTCTGGTACGTTGGTTCCTTATTTCTGTCTTCCGTAGAATGTTTAAGACTCTCTTGAGGCCAATATAGAGCACCACAATATTTGCATTTGCAATTTGCTATTCCAAAGTATGATCATCCAGTACAGGACTCTTTTAGATATTGTATATACTTAGGGGATAAATAAATCATGCTATGTGAAATTGATAAGTAGGCAAATTTTTTCTAGATATTGAGGTTTcgtttgttatatatatttgCTATGGATTCTTCACAATTTGTTTGGATGTCTACTATCTTGCATTTACTATTTCTTGTCCTCCCCATTTATAAACTTGTTATAAGTTATGTTAGTCGGTACAAACAGATGAactaatataatttatttaagcAATACAAATAGATTATAGGTACAGACAGAATATATGCTGCTATGTACTAATACATTTTTTTCTCATTACTTTAAACTAATTAACAAGCAatcatcttcaacaattttaGTTATGAGTGATATATGCTTAATTCTATATTTCTGTTAAACTTGTATGAATAATAATGTAGTAGGTAGAGCAGCATACCTTAAATTTTAATATATACAATATGATAGATTGATCTGTAAACAAAATTTATAATGTAGTTGTAGTTAGGAATCAGAAGTAAATAATAATAAGTACTATAtgaatattttgaatttattAACTTGTATGTTGTTGTAGTTcatatacataatttttttccctATAGTGGCTGTCTAATAGTTGTTTAAATGGCTCTGGTAATATAATAAGAATGATCTTTTGCTTAGTGTGCTGGCTTAAGCCCTACAAATGTGATGAGAAGCTCTTCCTTTGTGTTAGTTTTTATTTCTTCCATAGCGAAATCAATATATCCTTATA
This region includes:
- the LOC133895981 gene encoding 17.9 kDa heat shock protein 2-like codes for the protein MSLVRLFDTLAMNTWKNPFSIFGTTVAADARVASDTSAFANTCIESRDTAGAYVFSAALPPGVKKEEVKVEVDEGNVLVITGERSVRREERSDRWHHIERSCATFLGRFHLPEDAAVDDVRAAMDAGMLTVTVPKVGTTAEKPEAKAIEGSPC